One window of the Leptospiraceae bacterium genome contains the following:
- the secE gene encoding preprotein translocase subunit SecE has translation MWDFLKGVREELKHVIWPTRDEVVKSTWVILITVILISLFLYFTDFVFEKIFDFLVSLGS, from the coding sequence ATGTGGGATTTTTTAAAAGGCGTAAGAGAAGAGTTAAAACATGTGATTTGGCCAACCCGAGACGAAGTGGTAAAATCAACATGGGTCATATTAATCACAGTAATTTTGATTTCTCTATTTTTGTATTTCACAGATTTTGTTTTTGAAAAAATTTTTGATTTTTTAGTTAGCTTGGGGTCATAG
- the nusG gene encoding transcription termination/antitermination protein NusG → MKQWYVISTQAGHEKKAKENLERYVENKGIKDKLGQIIVPVVKVPQMRKGKKVIIEKKIMPGYIIAELELDEELKTEIRKVPSIRGFLGGSDPKPLSKDEVRNILNLQLSEKEAETPLPPPVLLNKGEKVKIVDGPYNNFSGIIEDILKDQGKLKIKIEIFGQTTTIEVDYSQVITI, encoded by the coding sequence ATGAAGCAATGGTATGTGATTTCAACTCAAGCAGGACATGAGAAAAAAGCCAAAGAAAATTTAGAGCGATATGTTGAAAATAAAGGAATCAAGGATAAATTAGGGCAAATCATTGTGCCAGTAGTCAAGGTTCCTCAAATGCGAAAAGGGAAAAAAGTCATCATAGAAAAAAAAATCATGCCAGGATACATCATTGCAGAGTTGGAACTTGATGAAGAATTGAAAACCGAAATCCGAAAGGTTCCTTCGATTCGAGGGTTTTTAGGTGGTTCAGATCCAAAACCTCTATCAAAAGATGAAGTTAGAAACATTTTGAACCTTCAATTATCAGAAAAAGAAGCGGAAACACCACTTCCTCCACCAGTTCTTCTGAATAAAGGAGAAAAAGTTAAGATTGTAGATGGACCTTACAACAATTTCTCTGGGATTATAGAAGATATATTGAAGGATCAAGGCAAGTTGAAAATCAAGATCGAAATCTTCGGACAAACAACCACAATCGAAGTTGATTATTCTCAAGTGATTACAATTTAG
- the rplK gene encoding 50S ribosomal protein L11, giving the protein MAQKKVVKQIKLQIEAGKATPAPPVGPALGQAGVNIKEFCEQFNNRTKSQAGIKIPVIVTVYSDRSFTFITKSPPASVLILKELGVEKGAKTPGTQKIGKLTRAQLEKIAEIKKNDLNAPDLDTAVKIIAGTCRSMGVEVDL; this is encoded by the coding sequence ATGGCACAAAAAAAAGTAGTAAAACAGATCAAACTACAAATCGAGGCAGGGAAAGCAACCCCCGCACCACCAGTTGGACCAGCTTTAGGTCAGGCAGGAGTAAACATCAAGGAATTTTGTGAACAATTTAATAATCGGACCAAAAGCCAAGCTGGTATAAAAATACCTGTCATCGTCACAGTTTATTCGGACAGAAGTTTTACTTTTATTACCAAGTCTCCACCAGCATCGGTTTTGATACTCAAAGAATTGGGGGTAGAGAAAGGAGCTAAAACCCCAGGTACGCAAAAAATTGGCAAACTCACAAGAGCTCAGTTGGAAAAAATCGCAGAAATCAAAAAGAATGATTTAAATGCTCCAGATTTAGATACGGCTGTGAAGATTATTGCGGGTACTTGTAGATCAATGGGAGTTGAAGTTGATTTATAA
- the rplA gene encoding 50S ribosomal protein L1 has protein sequence MKRGKKWIEASKKVNSNEAISIDEAVRKVKEVSYTKFDGTVEAHFKINYKSIQNVRGIALLPYGTGKKITVLVIAKEDKHQEAKEAGADFVGSDDIIEKIQTEKWTDFDVCIATPDMMGKIGKLGPILKGKMPKPKAGTVTDDLKTAIRNVKGGQIEYRADKTGVIHVPIGKVSYEEEKLKENLKTMYQTIMRDKPADAKGEYVKTLYIAPTMGPSIKINPKTII, from the coding sequence ATGAAACGAGGGAAAAAGTGGATAGAAGCAAGTAAAAAAGTCAATTCTAATGAAGCTATAAGCATTGATGAAGCAGTTAGAAAAGTAAAAGAAGTATCCTATACAAAGTTTGATGGGACGGTGGAGGCACATTTTAAAATCAATTATAAATCTATTCAAAACGTTCGGGGGATTGCATTATTACCTTATGGAACAGGGAAAAAAATCACAGTTTTAGTGATTGCGAAGGAAGACAAACACCAAGAGGCAAAGGAGGCAGGAGCTGACTTCGTAGGTTCTGATGACATTATTGAAAAAATCCAAACAGAGAAATGGACCGACTTCGATGTCTGTATAGCTACCCCCGATATGATGGGAAAAATCGGAAAATTGGGTCCTATCTTGAAAGGGAAAATGCCAAAACCCAAAGCTGGCACAGTAACGGATGATCTAAAAACAGCCATCAGAAACGTGAAAGGTGGTCAAATCGAGTACCGTGCTGACAAAACTGGCGTGATACATGTACCAATAGGAAAGGTATCTTATGAAGAAGAAAAACTAAAGGAAAATCTAAAAACCATGTATCAAACCATTATGAGGGATAAACCGGCAGATGCCAAAGGGGAATACGTGAAGACTCTATATATAGCTCCAACAATGGGACCATCAATCAAGATAAATCCAAAAACTATTATATGA
- the rplJ gene encoding 50S ribosomal protein L10, translating into MPSRKNVQLVKELKEIIEKKPNLIMTTYTGLTVEQLTELRKKLKEKKATTKVVKNTIFKIVLKDSPHHEYEEKQKAIEETIRGPLFVAFAGDELPSIAKVIIEESKKDEKIQLRGGYFEGKFLDSNEIKSIAGLPTKEELLTIIARGLNTPAQRIAIGMKEIITRIARGIQQIAEKQNS; encoded by the coding sequence ATGCCATCACGCAAGAATGTTCAATTGGTAAAAGAATTAAAAGAAATCATAGAAAAAAAGCCAAATCTAATCATGACGACCTATACAGGCTTAACCGTAGAGCAATTGACTGAACTGCGAAAAAAGCTCAAAGAAAAAAAAGCCACAACAAAAGTTGTTAAAAATACTATCTTCAAAATTGTTTTGAAGGACTCACCTCATCATGAATACGAAGAAAAACAAAAAGCTATTGAAGAAACCATAAGAGGTCCACTCTTTGTTGCTTTTGCAGGGGATGAATTACCAAGTATTGCAAAAGTCATAATTGAAGAAAGCAAAAAAGATGAAAAAATCCAACTACGTGGAGGGTATTTTGAAGGAAAATTTTTGGACTCTAATGAAATCAAGAGCATAGCAGGATTACCAACGAAAGAAGAATTGCTAACTATTATTGCAAGAGGTTTAAATACACCTGCGCAACGAATCGCCATAGGTATGAAGGAAATCATAACTCGAATTGCACGTGGTATCCAACAAATTGCAGAGAAACAAAATTCCTAA
- the rplL gene encoding 50S ribosomal protein L7/L12 gives MSVVDELLEKISKLTLVEASELVKKMEEKFGISTAAPVAVAAAVAPQAGGAAQPAEEAPAAFNLVLKSVGEKKVDVIKIVREITGLGLKEAKELVEKGNQVVKEGLDKNQAEELKKKFTDVGATVELVPA, from the coding sequence ATGTCAGTAGTAGATGAATTACTTGAGAAAATAAGCAAATTAACCTTAGTCGAAGCATCGGAATTAGTAAAAAAAATGGAAGAAAAGTTTGGCATTTCCACAGCGGCTCCAGTAGCTGTTGCAGCAGCGGTCGCTCCCCAAGCTGGGGGTGCAGCTCAGCCTGCTGAAGAAGCACCTGCAGCCTTCAACTTAGTCTTGAAGAGTGTTGGTGAGAAAAAAGTTGATGTGATCAAAATCGTAAGGGAAATCACAGGTTTGGGTTTGAAAGAAGCAAAAGAACTAGTAGAGAAAGGCAATCAAGTAGTCAAAGAGGGTTTAGATAAAAATCAAGCTGAAGAATTGAAGAAAAAATTCACTGACGTGGGGGCTACCGTAGAACTTGTTCCTGCTTAG
- the rpoB gene encoding DNA-directed RNA polymerase subunit beta, whose product MSENIQFTIKRTKDFKVINLGKITNYDLIPDLISIQFRSYDEFLQKDVDPKQRENKGLEQVFREAFPIETDDTDDQNGVIVEYDHYKIQESRWSPLECKNRGLTYGGALKVVLKIFLKKTGEIRLQEVYFGEIPLMTPNGTFIINGAERVVVSQLHRSPGIFFFYDQEKNLYTARVIPYKGSWLEIELDPKDVLYIKVDKRKRIPATIFLRALVCEEGTNEEVLKLFYETEKIDLSGLKKKQYSKIIKKRVATDIIDPESGEIIFEAGDMLDEDSIQKLKDIGIEEVEILKFYTNKDDTIVINTLQKDEVKNKKEAVMKFIQYVRGDNYDYDDALEIIESMFFDEKNYDLSPVGRHKINNKFKYISPQNFDGVKTRTLRKEDIIETFKYFLKLVKEVDGYELDDIDHLGNRRVRSVGELLANQLRQAFAKMERSIKEKLASIDRETITPTAVVSTKSFASAINDFFGLGQLSQFMDQTNPLSETTHKRRLNALGPGGLNRERAGFEVRDIHYSHYGRMCPIETPEGQNIGLIVSMSTLARVNEYGFLETPYRKVIKQKDEKGRIVKVYVSNEIEYLTADAEELYAIAQANTPLNEDGTFKTKFVACRKRDDYPLLPPEEIDYMDIAPLQVVSVSTSLIPFLEHDDANRALMGSNMQRQAVPLIEEEAPFVGTGMEPKVAYDSRVCVLAEEDGVVEKVDANEIIVRNKDGKKQKYVLRKFERTNQNTTFNQKPVVNTIIFDYKEWDNELKKYIYFKEAVVKSIKKDEIEIQVTTENGKVVNVSYPLKIGEKEYEPLVNENERITKPKAIAGQKVYKEIRDKDGRIKRRATILAEGPSIDKGRLALGKNVLVAFMPWNGYNFEDAILISERLVKEDVYTSIHIEEFVVETRETKLGPEEITRDIPNISDKAFRDLDEKGVIRIGAEVRPNDILVGKVTPQAEKETTPEYKLLQSIFGEKSRDVKDTSLRVPNGVEGIVIDVKWYSRSRGDELPAGVNDMVKVFVATKRKIQVGDKMAGRHGNKGVISKVLPVEDMPFMEDGTPIDIVLNPLGVPSRMNIGQIFETMLGYAAKKLNYLFETPVFDGAKEEDIKRYLELADLPLDCKFQLYDGRTGEKFEGKVFCGYIYMMKLTHMVDDKMHARSTGPYAMVTQQPLGGKAQFGGQRLGEMEVWALEAYGAAYTLQELLSYKSDDINGRNRIYDAIIKGIHSIKPGIPESFNVLLQELRGLALDLQLLDENRNPIDISDLDEEYSKSTKSKIRIETIERN is encoded by the coding sequence ATGTCAGAAAATATTCAATTTACCATAAAAAGAACGAAGGATTTTAAAGTAATCAATTTGGGAAAAATCACAAACTACGATTTGATACCAGATTTGATTTCTATTCAATTTCGTTCCTATGATGAGTTTTTACAAAAAGATGTTGATCCAAAACAACGTGAAAACAAAGGACTAGAACAGGTTTTTCGGGAAGCATTCCCTATTGAGACAGATGATACAGATGATCAAAATGGTGTGATTGTCGAGTATGATCATTATAAAATCCAAGAAAGCAGATGGTCTCCTTTGGAATGCAAAAATCGAGGTTTAACGTATGGTGGAGCATTAAAAGTAGTTTTGAAGATATTTTTGAAAAAAACTGGAGAAATTCGATTACAAGAAGTTTATTTTGGTGAAATTCCTTTGATGACTCCAAATGGAACTTTTATCATCAATGGAGCAGAAAGAGTAGTGGTATCTCAGCTACATCGTTCACCAGGGATTTTCTTTTTTTACGATCAGGAAAAGAATTTATATACAGCTCGAGTTATTCCATACAAAGGTTCGTGGTTAGAAATTGAATTAGACCCCAAGGATGTTCTTTATATAAAAGTTGATAAGAGAAAAAGAATCCCAGCAACTATCTTTCTTCGAGCTTTAGTATGTGAGGAGGGAACAAACGAAGAAGTTCTGAAACTCTTTTATGAAACAGAAAAAATCGATTTGTCAGGCTTAAAGAAAAAACAATATTCTAAAATCATCAAAAAAAGAGTAGCAACTGATATCATTGATCCTGAGTCAGGTGAAATCATCTTTGAAGCAGGAGACATGTTGGATGAAGACTCCATCCAAAAACTAAAAGATATTGGGATTGAAGAAGTCGAAATTCTTAAATTCTATACGAACAAAGATGATACTATAGTTATAAATACTCTACAAAAAGATGAAGTAAAAAATAAAAAAGAAGCTGTGATGAAATTTATTCAATATGTCCGTGGGGATAACTATGACTATGATGATGCTTTGGAAATTATTGAGTCAATGTTTTTTGATGAAAAAAATTATGATTTATCTCCCGTAGGAAGACACAAAATAAACAACAAGTTTAAATACATAAGTCCACAAAACTTTGATGGCGTAAAAACACGGACTCTAAGAAAAGAAGATATCATAGAAACCTTTAAATATTTTCTAAAATTAGTTAAAGAAGTAGATGGTTATGAATTAGATGATATTGATCACTTGGGGAATCGTAGAGTTCGAAGTGTAGGTGAGTTATTAGCAAATCAATTGCGACAAGCATTTGCCAAAATGGAAAGAAGCATCAAAGAAAAATTAGCTTCTATAGATAGAGAAACTATTACACCTACTGCTGTAGTGTCAACAAAGTCTTTTGCAAGTGCTATCAATGATTTTTTTGGGTTGGGTCAGTTATCTCAGTTTATGGATCAGACAAACCCCTTATCCGAGACTACTCATAAAAGAAGATTGAATGCGCTAGGTCCAGGAGGATTGAATCGCGAACGAGCTGGTTTTGAAGTTCGTGATATTCATTATAGTCATTATGGAAGGATGTGTCCCATTGAGACTCCAGAAGGACAAAATATCGGCTTAATTGTTTCAATGAGCACATTAGCTCGGGTGAATGAATATGGTTTTTTAGAAACTCCTTATCGAAAAGTAATTAAACAAAAAGATGAAAAAGGTCGTATAGTAAAAGTTTATGTTTCTAATGAAATTGAATACCTTACAGCAGATGCAGAAGAACTCTATGCTATTGCTCAAGCAAATACACCATTGAATGAAGATGGCACTTTCAAAACAAAATTTGTTGCTTGTCGTAAAAGAGATGATTATCCACTACTTCCTCCAGAAGAAATCGATTATATGGACATAGCTCCACTACAAGTGGTTAGTGTTTCAACATCGCTCATACCCTTCTTAGAGCATGATGATGCTAATAGAGCTCTTATGGGGTCTAACATGCAAAGGCAAGCAGTTCCCTTAATTGAAGAAGAAGCACCTTTCGTAGGAACAGGAATGGAACCCAAAGTGGCTTATGATTCAAGAGTTTGTGTACTAGCAGAAGAAGATGGTGTTGTAGAAAAAGTCGATGCTAATGAAATTATCGTAAGAAACAAAGATGGTAAAAAACAAAAATATGTATTAAGAAAATTCGAAAGAACGAACCAAAATACAACATTCAACCAAAAACCTGTTGTTAATACAATTATCTTTGATTACAAGGAATGGGATAACGAACTCAAAAAGTATATTTACTTCAAAGAAGCAGTTGTAAAAAGTATAAAAAAAGATGAAATCGAAATTCAGGTGACCACAGAAAATGGAAAGGTAGTGAATGTTTCTTATCCTCTCAAAATAGGAGAAAAAGAATATGAACCCTTAGTGAATGAGAATGAAAGAATCACAAAACCCAAAGCAATAGCAGGACAAAAAGTTTATAAGGAAATACGCGATAAGGACGGAAGAATTAAGCGCAGAGCTACTATTTTGGCAGAAGGTCCTTCTATAGACAAGGGACGTTTAGCATTAGGGAAAAACGTTTTGGTAGCTTTTATGCCATGGAATGGATATAATTTTGAAGATGCAATTCTTATTAGCGAACGGTTAGTAAAAGAAGATGTATATACTTCGATACATATTGAAGAATTTGTTGTAGAAACTCGAGAAACGAAACTTGGTCCTGAGGAAATCACAAGGGATATCCCAAATATTAGCGATAAGGCATTTCGAGATTTGGATGAAAAGGGAGTCATACGAATTGGGGCAGAGGTGCGTCCTAATGATATCTTAGTTGGAAAAGTCACACCACAAGCAGAAAAAGAAACAACACCTGAATATAAACTTTTACAAAGTATTTTTGGAGAAAAAAGCAGGGATGTAAAAGATACCTCTTTGAGAGTTCCTAATGGAGTAGAAGGAATAGTTATTGATGTAAAATGGTATTCTCGGTCGAGAGGAGATGAACTCCCTGCTGGAGTAAATGATATGGTGAAGGTTTTTGTTGCTACAAAGAGAAAGATTCAAGTTGGTGATAAGATGGCAGGAAGGCATGGAAACAAAGGTGTGATTTCAAAAGTTTTACCTGTTGAAGATATGCCCTTTATGGAGGATGGAACTCCAATCGATATTGTTTTGAATCCTTTAGGTGTTCCATCAAGAATGAATATTGGTCAGATCTTTGAAACAATGTTGGGTTATGCAGCGAAAAAACTAAACTATCTTTTTGAAACACCTGTTTTTGATGGTGCCAAAGAAGAAGACATAAAGAGATATTTAGAATTAGCAGATTTACCTTTGGATTGCAAATTTCAACTGTATGATGGAAGAACGGGAGAGAAATTTGAAGGAAAAGTTTTCTGTGGTTATATTTATATGATGAAGCTAACACACATGGTGGATGATAAAATGCATGCTCGTTCTACCGGTCCTTATGCTATGGTTACCCAACAACCCTTGGGTGGTAAAGCTCAGTTTGGAGGTCAAAGATTAGGAGAAATGGAAGTATGGGCTCTTGAGGCTTATGGTGCTGCATATACCTTACAAGAACTGCTATCTTATAAATCTGATGATATTAATGGAAGAAATAGGATATATGATGCTATCATAAAAGGAATACATTCCATAAAACCTGGAATACCTGAGTCTTTCAATGTTCTTTTGCAAGAATTAAGAGGATTAGCGTTGGATTTGCAATTATTGGATGAAAACCGAAATCCCATTGATATTTCTGATTTGGATGAAGAATATAGCAAATCCACAAAATCAAAAATACGCATTGAAACCATTGAAAGAAATTAA
- the rpsL gene encoding 30S ribosomal protein S12 — MPTINQLIRLGRKKQKAKSKSPALKGCPQRRGVCVRVMTITPKKPNSALRKVARVRLTTGIEVTAYIPGEGHNLQEHHTVLVRGGRVKDLPGVRYHIVRGTLDALGVEKRRKGRSKYGTKKPKA; from the coding sequence ATGCCTACGATAAATCAGTTAATTCGATTAGGAAGAAAAAAACAAAAAGCGAAATCGAAATCTCCGGCGTTAAAGGGTTGTCCTCAAAGGCGAGGAGTTTGCGTTCGTGTAATGACCATTACTCCAAAAAAACCAAATTCAGCTCTCCGAAAGGTTGCAAGGGTGCGCTTAACAACAGGAATTGAAGTTACCGCATACATACCCGGTGAGGGTCATAATTTGCAAGAACATCATACTGTTTTGGTTCGAGGTGGAAGGGTTAAGGATCTCCCTGGAGTTAGGTATCACATAGTAAGAGGAACTTTAGATGCTTTGGGTGTTGAAAAACGTAGAAAAGGAAGATCAAAATATGGAACCAAAAAGCCAAAAGCATAG
- the rpsG gene encoding 30S ribosomal protein S7, which produces MARRKLNIKRRIPPPDPVYGDVLVSKFINIMMKRGKKSVSEKIFYKAMELIKQKTGEEGIEIWRQAVENAKPELEVKSRRVGGVTYQVPVEVPPHRQESLAMRWIIKSARERKGKSMIEKLANEIIDAKNNTGGAIKKKEETRKMAEANRAFSHYRW; this is translated from the coding sequence ATGGCACGAAGAAAATTGAATATCAAAAGAAGAATACCACCACCTGATCCAGTTTATGGAGATGTGCTTGTATCAAAGTTCATCAATATAATGATGAAACGGGGAAAAAAGTCAGTATCAGAAAAGATTTTTTATAAGGCGATGGAATTGATTAAACAAAAAACGGGAGAGGAAGGAATAGAGATTTGGAGGCAAGCAGTAGAAAATGCAAAACCAGAATTAGAAGTAAAAAGCCGTCGAGTAGGAGGAGTTACATATCAAGTGCCGGTTGAAGTACCACCTCATCGTCAAGAATCTTTGGCTATGCGTTGGATTATTAAATCCGCTAGAGAACGAAAAGGTAAGTCCATGATTGAAAAATTAGCAAATGAGATTATTGATGCAAAAAACAACACGGGTGGCGCAATCAAGAAAAAAGAAGAAACAAGAAAAATGGCAGAAGCCAACAGAGCATTCAGTCATTATCGATGGTAA
- the fusA gene encoding elongation factor G codes for MPRQIPLERTRNIGIMAHIDAGKTTTTERILYYTGKTYKIGEVHEGTTEMDWMEQERERGITITAAATTTFWNGMEKQYLPHRINIIDTPGHVDFTVEVERSLRVLDGAIAVYDGVNGVEPQTETVWRQADKYNVPRICFINKMDRIGADFFFSVNSIKERLGANAVPIQLPIGKEADFVGVVDLIHNREIIWSGEELGAKFYFQEIRKELRDIAEEYRNKLIESAVECVDELLEKYLDGGEITVEELKRAIRIGTLQRKLFPVLCGAAFKNKGVQPLLDAVIDFLPSPVDIAHVKGIDKKTGAEIERKTDDNEPFAALAFKVMTDPYVGKLTFFRVYSGTLKKGTYVLNSTKDKKERMGRLLLMHANQREEIDEVNAGDIAAAVGLKDTITGDTLCDENAPIVLESMSFPDPVIDLAIEPLTRADQDKLGTALMKLAEEDPTFRVRTDHETGQTIISGMGELHLEIIVDRLKREFKVEANVGKPQVAYRETITGFAEVEGKYIKQTGGRGQYGHVWIRVKPNEPGKGYQFINSIVGGVIPKEYIPAVDKGIQEAMQSGVLAGYPVVDVIVELFDGSYHEVDSSELAFKVASSIAFKDACKKANPVLLEPIMDVEVVTPEEYMGDVVGDLNRRRGRILSMDQRGNARVIRSEVPLAEMFGYATDLRSFTQGRASYTMKFKHYEQVPTNIANEIIAKVSV; via the coding sequence ATGCCAAGACAAATACCATTAGAAAGAACAAGAAATATTGGAATCATGGCTCACATCGATGCGGGGAAAACTACAACCACAGAAAGGATTTTATACTACACAGGAAAAACCTACAAAATAGGTGAGGTTCACGAAGGAACCACCGAAATGGACTGGATGGAGCAAGAAAGGGAAAGAGGAATCACAATCACCGCAGCGGCAACAACGACCTTCTGGAATGGAATGGAAAAACAGTATCTTCCGCATCGAATCAACATTATTGATACTCCAGGGCACGTTGACTTTACTGTAGAAGTCGAACGTTCCTTAAGAGTTTTGGATGGTGCAATTGCTGTTTATGATGGAGTGAATGGTGTTGAGCCACAAACGGAAACGGTTTGGAGACAGGCTGACAAATATAACGTTCCAAGAATTTGCTTCATAAATAAAATGGATAGAATAGGAGCTGATTTCTTTTTCAGTGTCAATAGTATAAAAGAACGCTTGGGGGCAAATGCAGTTCCTATCCAACTACCCATTGGAAAAGAAGCAGATTTTGTTGGGGTTGTTGATTTGATTCATAACCGAGAAATTATTTGGTCTGGTGAGGAATTAGGAGCAAAATTTTACTTTCAAGAAATAAGAAAAGAATTAAGAGACATAGCAGAAGAATATCGCAACAAACTTATAGAGTCTGCAGTTGAATGTGTTGATGAATTGTTAGAAAAATATTTAGATGGTGGTGAAATCACAGTTGAAGAATTAAAAAGAGCCATTCGGATTGGAACTCTACAAAGAAAGCTTTTCCCAGTTTTATGTGGAGCAGCCTTTAAAAACAAAGGGGTTCAGCCTCTTCTCGATGCTGTGATTGATTTTCTTCCTTCACCCGTTGATATTGCTCATGTAAAAGGGATTGATAAGAAAACTGGAGCTGAAATTGAAAGAAAAACTGATGACAATGAGCCATTCGCTGCTTTAGCTTTTAAGGTGATGACAGATCCTTATGTAGGAAAATTGACCTTCTTTAGAGTTTACTCAGGCACTTTAAAGAAAGGAACTTACGTATTGAATTCCACAAAAGATAAAAAAGAGAGAATGGGAAGGCTTCTTTTGATGCATGCGAATCAGCGAGAGGAAATTGATGAAGTAAATGCGGGTGATATTGCTGCTGCTGTAGGATTAAAAGACACAATCACCGGTGATACTTTGTGTGATGAAAATGCACCGATTGTCTTAGAAAGTATGTCTTTCCCTGATCCTGTGATTGATTTGGCAATAGAACCTCTGACAAGAGCAGATCAAGATAAATTGGGAACAGCTCTTATGAAATTAGCTGAAGAGGATCCTACCTTCCGAGTCAGAACTGATCACGAAACAGGGCAGACCATCATTTCTGGAATGGGAGAGCTACACTTAGAAATCATTGTGGATCGTTTAAAAAGAGAATTCAAAGTAGAAGCTAATGTTGGTAAGCCACAAGTTGCATACAGAGAAACCATCACTGGTTTTGCAGAAGTTGAAGGAAAATACATCAAACAAACTGGTGGTAGAGGTCAATATGGTCACGTCTGGATACGAGTAAAACCAAACGAACCTGGTAAAGGTTATCAGTTCATTAATTCTATTGTGGGTGGAGTAATTCCTAAAGAATATATACCTGCCGTAGATAAAGGTATTCAGGAAGCCATGCAAAGCGGTGTTTTGGCTGGTTATCCAGTCGTGGATGTAATTGTTGAGCTTTTCGATGGCTCTTATCATGAAGTTGACTCCTCAGAATTAGCGTTCAAAGTTGCCTCATCTATAGCCTTCAAAGATGCGTGTAAAAAAGCAAATCCAGTTCTGTTAGAACCCATCATGGATGTGGAAGTTGTAACGCCAGAGGAGTACATGGGTGATGTGGTGGGAGATTTGAATCGTAGACGCGGAAGAATTTTATCCATGGATCAAAGAGGGAATGCAAGGGTAATTCGATCAGAAGTACCCTTGGCAGAGATGTTTGGATACGCCACAGATTTACGAAGCTTTACACAGGGACGAGCTTCATATACGATGAAGTTTAAGCATTACGAACAAGTACCAACGAATATAGCAAATGAAATCATAGCAAAAGTTTCTGTTTAG